In the genome of Desulfuromonas sp. DDH964, one region contains:
- a CDS encoding capsule assembly Wzi family protein, whose amino-acid sequence MKQCRHFLILLVILLPLSAFANPSPTVPLDSWVYPALEKLAGLGVIDSALQGNRPWSRLEVGRQLAEVNPNLWVVPAAGELLERLRGEFAAEVAEQTLPPQESVRYLHPLDTARVGLLFREGEANTFPGVNAVQFAPDYNRSGRSAAEGFNLEAGFSGAARYGFLLADWEPLLEYRQGEGGDLRLQGGGVTLSLGRVDLFAGRQELWWGQGRHGTLILSNNARPLDMIRLSTPEAKPLPWLFRYLGPFHFDLFVSRLEAERVVPEPYLSGMRLAIKPFPWFELGASRTSTFGGEGRPSVGFGDFVEVVIGSNPPAGSSDNANSIAALDARLRIAPLGGLELYGEFGGEDEANHFISKPAWLAGAYLPQLDANGRLSLRLEYANLAFSDNGPVWYRHSTYRSGYTYNGRLLGHHAGGDSRDLFAAVAWQYDADLDLTFSCDYEQRGVSGPVTERHLQPGIEARWRYRPRHEIRAGYRYDQVRNFDRVAGDDRDLHLLSAEMVFAY is encoded by the coding sequence ATGAAACAATGTAGGCATTTCCTTATTCTGCTCGTCATTCTTCTCCCCCTCTCCGCCTTCGCCAACCCCTCCCCGACCGTTCCCCTCGACAGCTGGGTCTACCCGGCGCTGGAAAAGCTCGCAGGGTTGGGGGTGATCGATTCGGCCCTGCAGGGGAACCGCCCCTGGAGCCGACTCGAGGTGGGGCGCCAGCTGGCAGAGGTGAATCCGAACCTTTGGGTCGTCCCCGCCGCCGGCGAGCTGCTCGAACGCCTGCGGGGTGAATTTGCCGCCGAAGTGGCCGAGCAGACTCTGCCGCCACAGGAGAGCGTGCGCTACCTGCACCCCCTCGACACCGCCCGGGTCGGTCTCCTCTTCCGGGAAGGGGAAGCGAACACCTTCCCCGGGGTCAATGCGGTCCAGTTCGCCCCTGACTACAACCGCAGCGGGCGCAGTGCTGCCGAAGGGTTCAACCTGGAGGCCGGCTTCTCCGGCGCCGCGCGCTATGGATTTCTGCTTGCTGACTGGGAACCGCTGCTTGAATATCGGCAGGGGGAGGGGGGCGATCTGCGGCTGCAGGGAGGCGGGGTGACCCTCTCCCTCGGCCGGGTCGATCTCTTCGCCGGCCGCCAGGAACTCTGGTGGGGGCAGGGGCGCCATGGAACCCTGATCCTCTCCAACAACGCCCGCCCCCTCGACATGATCCGTCTCTCCACTCCGGAGGCCAAGCCGCTGCCGTGGCTGTTCCGTTACCTCGGCCCGTTCCATTTCGACCTCTTCGTCAGCCGCCTCGAAGCCGAGCGCGTTGTGCCTGAGCCGTACCTCAGCGGCATGCGCCTCGCCATCAAGCCCTTTCCCTGGTTCGAACTCGGCGCCAGCCGCACCTCGACCTTCGGCGGGGAGGGGCGCCCCTCCGTCGGCTTCGGCGATTTTGTCGAGGTGGTGATCGGCAGCAACCCGCCGGCCGGTTCCAGCGACAACGCCAACTCCATTGCCGCCCTCGATGCCCGCCTGCGCATTGCCCCCTTGGGCGGGCTCGAACTCTATGGCGAATTCGGCGGCGAGGACGAAGCGAACCACTTCATCTCCAAGCCGGCCTGGCTCGCTGGCGCCTATCTGCCGCAGCTCGACGCCAACGGCCGGCTCTCCCTGCGCCTCGAGTACGCCAACCTCGCGTTCAGCGATAACGGCCCGGTCTGGTATCGCCATAGCACCTACCGCTCCGGTTATACCTACAATGGCCGTCTTCTCGGTCACCACGCCGGGGGCGACTCCCGTGACCTCTTCGCTGCGGTCGCCTGGCAGTATGACGCCGACCTCGATCTCACCTTTTCCTGCGATTACGAGCAGCGCGGAGTCAGTGGCCCGGTGACGGAGCGCCACCTGCAGCCCGGCATCGAGGCGCGTTGGCGTTATCGCCCCCGCCATGAAATCAGGGCCGGTTATCGCTATGACCAGGTCCGCAATTTTGACCGGGTTGCCGGAGATGACCGCGACCTGCACCTCCTGTCTGCGGAGATGGTGTTTGCTTATTGA
- a CDS encoding ABC transporter permease gives MLLYLIKRLLTMLPLLLGITIISFTVIHLAPGEPTDLQTQLNPEVSVELRERLRAQYDLDQPLIVQYGKWLGRIVRLDFGDSFAQDHRPVARKIAERLPVTILINVLSIAAILACAIPIGILSATKRNSLFDRGTTVFVFIGFATPSFWLALLLMDYFGVRLGWLPIAGLKSLGHEYLGFWAGLADYGRHLILPVFISAFGGLAGFSRYMRSNMLEVIRQDYILTARAKGLGERAVIYRHALRNALLPVITILGLSVPGLIGGSVIFETIFAIPGMGKLFYDGVMMRDYPLIMGVLVIGAVLTLAGNLLADLGYALADPRIRNG, from the coding sequence ATGCTCTTGTATTTAATCAAACGACTGTTAACCATGCTCCCGCTGCTGCTCGGGATCACCATCATCTCCTTCACCGTCATCCACCTGGCGCCGGGGGAGCCGACCGACCTGCAGACCCAGCTCAACCCCGAGGTCTCGGTGGAACTGCGGGAGCGGCTGCGGGCCCAGTATGATCTCGACCAGCCGCTGATCGTCCAGTACGGCAAGTGGCTGGGGCGGATCGTGCGCCTCGACTTCGGCGACTCCTTTGCCCAGGACCACCGCCCGGTCGCCCGCAAGATCGCCGAACGGCTGCCGGTGACGATCCTCATCAACGTCCTGTCGATTGCCGCCATCCTCGCCTGCGCCATCCCCATCGGCATCCTCTCGGCAACAAAGCGCAATTCCCTCTTCGATCGCGGCACCACCGTCTTCGTCTTTATCGGTTTTGCAACCCCCAGTTTCTGGTTGGCGCTGCTGCTCATGGACTACTTCGGCGTCCGCCTCGGCTGGCTGCCGATTGCCGGCCTCAAGTCCCTTGGCCACGAATATCTCGGCTTCTGGGCCGGCCTCGCTGACTATGGTCGTCACCTGATCCTGCCGGTCTTTATCTCCGCTTTCGGCGGGCTCGCCGGCTTCTCCCGCTACATGCGCTCCAACATGCTTGAGGTGATCCGCCAGGATTACATCCTCACTGCCCGCGCCAAGGGGCTCGGCGAGCGGGCGGTGATCTACCGCCACGCTCTGCGCAACGCCCTGCTGCCGGTCATCACCATCCTCGGCCTTTCGGTTCCCGGCCTGATCGGCGGCTCGGTCATCTTCGAGACCATCTTTGCCATCCCGGGCATGGGCAAGCTCTTCTACGACGGGGTGATGATGCGCGACTATCCCCTGATCATGGGGGTGCTGGTGATCGGGGCCGTCCTCACCCTGGCCGGCAACCTGCTCGCCGATTTGGGCTATGCCCTTGCGGATCCAAGGATACGGAATGGGTAA
- a CDS encoding PAS domain-containing sensor histidine kinase yields MTERQADNSAAGSDGGLFILLLLALFATGLAVMELFSATFLHIGRIPSALLDSGVLIGLLLWPVWYLIVLSHRPNPRDVAHLRRQRQVLLFLKILATIFVVNTTLMLFEPQLWDGTNRQLSNLIDASLVTLVCAPILRVLLTRDNLQRQPDSLPDLLGTPMGIYVLLLFMVFGADLLQENLMALVLPGSLYLSWQIVDAIITTILVAPALWFLVALPLRRRMFNEQSRIRAIHDQLIDAVVTLDADGRVQSFNPAAERIFAYPAAAVVGRSVNLLLGPNEPQFENLAGSAVEPGNDQGHPFRELSGIRQDGSELVMEVSLSRIQQYGRTEFLLVMRDISSRKEAARALRESENRFREIFEQSEDAIVFFKPGSCSIIDVNNTTTHLFGYNKEELFAEGLDLLTGAADLARLKLTISGAGRGTATSLDTFAGQRKDGEEFVVSTRCKIMTLQGIDLVYCTFRDVTERIQMEKEAREIQAKLIQANKMTSLGLLVSGVAHEINNPNNFILANSGVLARSWDDARKILREYAAENGDFLLGGIAFSELDRHSPELFAGILDGATRINEIVNNLKGFARQERQIAGARFNLNQVATAAVTILHHQLVKFTEYFHLDLAEDLPLVRGSGQQIAQVVINLLMNACQALPGRSHGIWLTTLYDAGAGQVLVTVRDEGCGITPEQGRQIMDPFFTTKLDSGGTGLGLSICQSILREHQGVLEFSSLPGQGTTFTARLPAAEPAKESAPCPQ; encoded by the coding sequence ATGACCGAACGCCAGGCCGATAACTCCGCAGCCGGAAGCGACGGGGGACTCTTCATCCTCCTGCTGCTTGCCCTCTTCGCCACCGGGCTGGCGGTGATGGAACTCTTCTCCGCCACCTTTCTCCATATCGGCCGCATTCCCTCGGCCCTGCTTGATAGCGGCGTCCTGATCGGTCTGCTGCTGTGGCCAGTCTGGTACCTCATCGTTCTGTCCCACCGGCCAAATCCCAGGGATGTTGCCCACCTTCGGCGCCAACGCCAGGTGCTTCTTTTTCTCAAAATCCTGGCCACGATTTTCGTCGTCAACACGACCCTAATGCTCTTCGAGCCCCAGCTCTGGGACGGGACCAACCGCCAACTCAGCAACCTGATCGATGCCAGCCTGGTGACCCTGGTCTGCGCCCCGATCCTGCGGGTGCTCCTTACCCGGGACAATCTGCAACGGCAGCCCGACTCCCTTCCCGACCTGCTCGGCACCCCTATGGGGATCTATGTCCTCCTCCTCTTCATGGTCTTTGGGGCCGACCTGCTGCAGGAAAACCTGATGGCCCTGGTTCTCCCCGGGTCGCTCTACCTCTCCTGGCAGATCGTCGATGCCATCATCACCACCATTTTGGTGGCGCCGGCACTCTGGTTTCTCGTCGCGCTGCCGCTGCGCCGGCGGATGTTCAACGAACAGAGCCGGATTCGGGCGATTCATGACCAGCTGATCGACGCCGTGGTGACCCTTGATGCCGATGGCCGGGTCCAGTCCTTCAATCCGGCGGCGGAAAGAATTTTTGCCTACCCTGCCGCAGCGGTTGTCGGAAGGTCGGTAAACCTCCTGCTCGGTCCCAATGAACCACAATTTGAAAACCTGGCGGGTTCGGCTGTCGAGCCGGGAAATGATCAGGGGCACCCCTTTCGGGAGCTTTCCGGAATCCGGCAGGACGGGTCGGAACTGGTCATGGAAGTATCGCTCAGCCGTATCCAGCAATACGGACGCACCGAGTTTCTGCTGGTTATGCGGGATATCAGCAGTCGCAAGGAGGCCGCACGCGCCTTGCGAGAGAGCGAAAACCGCTTTCGTGAGATTTTCGAGCAGAGCGAGGACGCGATCGTCTTCTTTAAACCTGGCAGCTGTTCGATCATCGATGTCAACAACACCACGACACATCTCTTCGGCTACAACAAAGAAGAACTCTTTGCCGAGGGGCTCGACCTCCTGACCGGAGCCGCCGACCTGGCGCGACTCAAACTGACCATCAGCGGAGCGGGGCGGGGGACCGCGACCAGCCTCGATACCTTTGCCGGACAGCGCAAAGACGGTGAAGAGTTCGTCGTTTCGACCCGCTGCAAAATCATGACCCTGCAGGGGATCGATCTCGTCTACTGTACCTTCCGCGATGTGACCGAGCGCATCCAGATGGAAAAGGAGGCCCGGGAAATCCAGGCCAAGCTGATCCAGGCCAACAAGATGACCTCCCTTGGCCTGCTCGTATCCGGGGTCGCCCACGAGATCAACAACCCCAACAATTTCATCCTCGCCAACTCCGGGGTTCTGGCCAGGTCCTGGGATGACGCCCGCAAGATTTTGCGGGAATACGCAGCCGAAAACGGCGATTTCCTGCTCGGGGGGATAGCCTTTTCCGAGCTCGATAGGCACTCCCCGGAGCTCTTCGCCGGCATATTGGACGGCGCCACGCGCATCAACGAGATCGTCAATAACCTTAAGGGCTTTGCCCGCCAGGAACGGCAGATTGCCGGGGCCCGTTTCAACCTCAACCAGGTCGCGACGGCGGCGGTCACCATCCTGCATCATCAGCTGGTCAAGTTCACCGAATATTTTCACCTCGACCTGGCGGAGGATCTCCCCCTGGTCCGCGGCAGCGGGCAGCAGATCGCCCAGGTGGTCATTAACCTGCTGATGAACGCCTGCCAGGCGCTGCCCGGCCGCAGTCATGGCATCTGGCTGACCACCCTTTATGATGCTGGCGCCGGCCAGGTGCTGGTGACAGTCCGGGACGAAGGGTGTGGTATCACCCCGGAGCAGGGGCGACAGATCATGGATCCGTTTTTTACCACCAAGCTCGACAGTGGCGGAACCGGTCTCGGGTTGTCCATCTGCCAGTCGATTCTGCGTGAACACCAGGGCGTCCTCGAATTCTCTTCCCTGCCTGGTCAGGGTACAACCTTCACTGCCCGCCTGCCGGCCGCCGAACCGGCCAAGGAATCTGCCCCATGCCCCCAGTGA
- the tnpA gene encoding IS200/IS605 family transposase yields MSEYVHKSHNVSVLLYHLVCPAKYRRVVFTPEVDGCLKEVCLEIAKRYEIQFVEIGTDKDHVHFLVQSVPMYSPTQIARVIKSITAREIFKRVPSVKKQLWGGEFWTKGYFVNTVGQKGNEKTIATYVRNQGREKEYQQLHREQLTLFDTP; encoded by the coding sequence ATGAGCGAATATGTACACAAAAGTCATAATGTTTCTGTGCTGTTATACCATCTTGTTTGCCCAGCAAAATACCGCCGGGTTGTTTTCACCCCAGAGGTTGATGGCTGTCTCAAAGAGGTCTGCCTTGAGATCGCCAAAAGATACGAGATTCAGTTCGTAGAAATTGGGACCGACAAAGACCATGTTCACTTTTTGGTGCAGTCGGTTCCAATGTACAGCCCAACGCAGATTGCACGAGTCATCAAAAGCATTACGGCCAGAGAAATATTCAAACGAGTCCCATCGGTTAAAAAGCAACTATGGGGTGGCGAATTTTGGACAAAGGGCTATTTTGTGAACACTGTAGGCCAAAAGGGTAATGAGAAAACCATTGCGACCTATGTTAGAAATCAAGGCCGAGAAAAAGAGTATCAGCAATTGCACCGCGAGCAGTTAACGCTTTTTGATACCCCGTAG